The Phaseolus vulgaris cultivar G19833 chromosome 5, P. vulgaris v2.0, whole genome shotgun sequence genomic interval CAATCCCCAGATATTGGAACGGAAGCTTCATCGTATTACAATTCAGAGTTTTAGCATACGTGCTCATGGCAAAACTGTCCACTTTAATACCAAATAACTTGGACTTATGAAATTTGACTTTCAGACCCGATGCGATCTCATAACACCGAAGGATAGCCTTAATTGTAAAAATGCTATCAAAGGAATCCTCACACAAAAAGAGTGTGTCATCTGCGAACTGTAGCAGACAACATTCGACATTATTTCTTCCCACCTTGAGCCCCCTAAGGACATTCGTTCTCAGTGCTTGTCTGACCAAACCTGTTAAACCTTCAGCAACCACTAAGAAGAGGAATGAAGCCATTGGGTCTCCCTGTCTCAATCCCCTAGAAGGTTTGAATTCCTCCGTAGGACTCCCATTAACCAACACAGATACTGACGATGACGCCAAGCATCCTTTAACCCATGAGATCCACTTATCATGGAAGCCTAGCCTGTGTAGCATATCGAACAAAAAACTCCATGTCACCGAGTCGTATGCCTTTTCAAAATCCACCTTGAAGCACACCCCGCTTTTGCCATTTCTCTTTATATCCTCAAGGATCTCATTGGCCATAACAACGCTGTCCAATAGACCTCTTCCACTAATAAAGGTTGACTGACAGTCATCAATGATAAACGACATAATATTCTTCATACGGCTTGACAAGACTTTAGTAATAATCTTGTATATTACACCAACAAGAGATATTGGTCTGAATTGATCGAGCGAGGACGGATCTCTTACTTTGGGGATGAGCGCAATAAAGGAGGCATTACAACCTTTCGGGAGAGAACCAGTAGTATGAAAAAGTTGCACTGCTGCCATAACATCCGCCTTAAGCACTTCCCAACAACTCTTAATGAAATTGAAGTTGAACCCGTCCGGGCCCGGGCTTTTTGAGCCTCCACATTCCCATACGACATTCTTCACTTCTTCCTCAGTGAAGTTGACTACCATATTCCTGCTTACCTCCAAGGGCAACGACCTGAATTCCACCGAACCCAATTGTACACCAAAGTCCTACGTAGCCATGAATCTCTTCTCAAAGAGAGACTTTGTTTCCCTCCTTATAACTTCCGGTTCCTCACACCACTGAGAGTTCACCACAACTCCTTTGACCTCATTTTTTAACCTTCTCCATCCAATCGTAGAATGGAAGAAATTGGAGTTAGAGTCCCCATGCTTTAGCCAATTCACCCTTGCTTTTTGCCTATAAATGGAATCTAGCTTTCTATTAACCAACCCCAGTTGACTTAGCAGATCCAGCCTTCTCTGCCTTCCCTCGTCCTCTAGAGCATCAATGTCATCCTCCCCGTCTAAATTCTCAATTTCCATCTCAATACGTCTTTTTTCCGATTCCACACAACCAAAGACCCTTCTATTCCACTCTTTAAGATCAGCCTTTAAGAGTTTCAGCTTTTCTTTCAGAGCGGAAATGCAATTACCTTCCATCTGATATGATTCCCATTTACCCTTTACCATTGCAATGAACCCTGGTTCCTTCAGCCATACATCGAGGGTTCGAAAAGGTTTAGGCCCCCAATCTTTAACACATGATTTTAAGACTAGAGCGCAGTGATCCGAGACGACTCTCTGTTGCACATACTGTTTGGATGCCGGCCAAATTTGGAGCCACTCTTCAGAGACCAGAAATCTATCCAGTCTACTCTTTGCTGTGCCATTCGCTTTAAACCATGTATACCTTTTCCCTACACCAGGAATGTCCATCCAACCATTATTTTGAATAAAGTTGTTAAAACCTGCAATCTCCTTCCTTTGACTTGAATGGCCTCTAATCCCTTTCCTCTCCTCAGACCTCCTAACAGCATTGAAATCACCACATAGACACCAAGCCAAATTTTGATACGATTGCTTGAGAGTCGTTAATGCTTCCCACAAGAGAATTTTGTCCTGTAAATTACATGCTGCATAAACATTTACCACCACACAATGACATTTTGTTTTTGAAGATGATAGCCCGCTATAGCGATAAAGCCAGTCCCGATAACGTGGCTTCCATACTCAAAAGCTTCCTTATTCCACATAGTTAACATACTTCCTGCCCCATTAATCCCTTCATGATGGATCCATCCAATGTTACTACTCTTCCACAACAGAAAACATCTGGCATCTGAGAAAGAGGACGTTTTCGTTTCCTACAAACAGAGGAAAACAACCCCCTCCTTAGACACAAGGTGACTCAAATACCTTGCTTTTGTCCCCCCTCCCAACCCTCTAATATTGAGACTAATTATAATCATGATAACTCCTTCACACTTCCCACCCAAGAGACCTCTTTATCATCCTTATCCCTTTCCTCTAGCCGATCCAATTCTTCAACTAGATTCCCCTCGCCCCCTGGACACTCCAATCCGAGATTACGTCCCAACTCCCAGATTCGCACTGATTCCGCATCCTTGACGTCCAGTTTCAACCGATCGTTGCAATGATGAATGTTTGTACTCGATTCCGCCAAGGAACAATGGCTAAGCCTAGAAACAGGGTTTACCCCATGAAGGAGTGTTCCTACTCCCCCATTCGACCTCCACTTTGGTTGTGCATTCTGCGTTCCCATCCCTCCCGTAGACCTCAGTCTACGAAGTTCCGGTGATGACTTACAACCAACTTCTCCTTTAGACAAAGCGTCGTGTTCTGCACTTGATTCTACACCGTTGGTCCTCTTACACCACTTAACACTTCCGCTTGATTGGGGGTCTGAACTCCCCGTAGATGAGTTCTCTCTCTCGCTACTACAGTGGACAGCTTGGCATGGGTTAATATCAGATTCATTCACCCGTGTTTGCAACTCTGCACAATGATTCCCCTCTTCCTTCGTACGATGTGAATTTGACGCAGCCATGGTAGCATGCCCTTCCTTCCCACTTCGACTAACCGTTTTTCCCCCGTTACTTCCTGACATTGGGCCCCTTAGCATTCCTTCTTTACTAACCATACCTCTCATTGTTGATTGGGCCTGACCTTGCTTCGGCCCATTTGTTGGGAAATTGCACCCATAGGCCCCTTCTACTAGGTTAGCCAGCGAGTCCTGGAATGCCTTGCATGCGTCGTTGACTTGGCTCACAGCAGCTAAAGCTGCTCCTCCTTCAGACCCTCCTTGCACACGTTTTGCCATTTTGGGGAAAAAGAACCCACCTTTAGACTGACACCCAATATCGCTGGCAGCCTTATTCTCTAAAAAATTTTGGTTCGATGGTATCGAGGTTTGGGTCAACCCCACCACCTCGGGGTCCTCATCCCGCCACGGACCACCGTCTTCGCACTCTTCCCCTTCATCGGACAACCTTTCAGCGTGGTATGTTTCCTCCACCACGGTATCCGAAGACGATATACTATCGGAAGATTCGTAGTGGTCTTCGTGACACAAACATTCTCCTCGTTCTCTACTAGATATCTCCTCTGTAATGACAACATTACAGACCTGCCCGTTGATCCTATACTCCTTCGCCATATCCACTTTGCATGCTTTACGTACTCTAACCTGCAAACGGGCGAACTCCAAATTTTCCCATTGTCTAGTAGACTCATCAATTTGTACCAGAGATGCTACTTCTCCAACCACCTTCTTGAAACACTGTTCACTCCACAAGGTTAAAGGGATCCCATAGCACCTTACCCAAACTATTTTATGCTCTGCGACATGAGATTCAGACCAGGATTTAATGTCATCGAAAAGGGAGACGAACCATTCTTTATTGAACTTAATGATATCCTCCAATCTATCACCGTCTTTGGGCGTTAGCAGCTCAAGGTTATCACCCATAACTCTTAGCTTGATTCTGCTCATACCCCCCTTGAAAAATTCTTCATTCAAAGTATCAAAGGACATAGAAGGGGACATCCATCCAACTGCACTCGAAGCCAACCACGCCGGTGTGTTAGGTATTATTTCAAAAGCAGGGCCCGTCCATCTACCTTTTGAGTGTTTACGCACAATCTCAGCATAGGATTGTTTAGGTTTTTGGATCTCCTCCTTTCGGACTGTTCTATATCCGCGCCAGACCTCCttctcctcctccttcatcttACCCTTAGAGCTCCTTGCTCGCAAGGCAGCATGTCTAGATATGCTTGGTCTTCCTTTCTGAACTCCGACCTCTGCTCTCCTATATTTCGGGAAGTTAACGTGCAGTTTCAGGTGGCCAATATAAATCTGGTCCAGTTTCTTTTCCAGTCTAGCCTCATTGGGGACTGGGTAAAATCTCACAAAGCCATATCTTCTTCCCCACCTATTCAGCCACCTAGAAAGGAACACCTCTTTCACTCTGGCCCATTTTCTGAAGATTCTATACATACCGTACTCTCCATGACTGTCAGGGAAGTTGGAGAAGAAAGAAGTTGTGGAAATCCCTTCCCTAGAGTTGTTCACCGACGATGCTATCTTGATATCCGCCTCTCTTCTCCAGGCTTCTTCCCTCTTCCCCCTCCACCTTGCTTCTTCTCCTCTACCACAATCTCTTCCCCCTCCACTGAAACTGACTTTTTTAGCTACTTGCATTGATTTTCTTCGAAAATCACCGCTCTAGTTGCGTAGCACATGCTTGAACAATTTCGAATAGAGAACAATTTTACCGGTTCATCTTAATCTCAATTTCACCGATCTTTTACGCCAGTTTTAGCAGTAAAACAAACTCTAGTCACGACTCTATCTTTTTTGGGCGAGGAATTTACAAACGCAACAGAGAAGGCACTGCAGCTTTAATTGGATTTCGCACTGAACAAATTCTTCGTCAATCCTCATAATCGCTTCTATATTCCGTTTTAAGTATCGCATTAAGAAAATCTAAGCAAAAGATGAACGCGCATCTCGATTTTCAAAATCGATTTCAAATTGCAAATAGAACATATTTTGCTATTTGCACCACTGAAATTGCTCGTTGCAACACGGAAATGTTTTGAAACTTTCTCAGAACTGATGTTTCACAAAATGATAATGTTAACCTAACTCTAAAGAAAATTGCTAATGATCTAATGGCcatttaaaaactcaaatatgaaaataaaaaacacttaaaaGTTCTAATCTggatgaaaataaaaaacactgGAAAGGATCCTATGTGGAAAgcttaaaaaatattgtaattcgGAAATTCAAAGCACACTAAATGAGTTATGATAAATTTAGACTAAACATGATtctagaatatatatatatatatatatatatatatatatataattataaaattaaaattacttgattataaaaaaataaccgaaaaatttgaagaaaaataaagaaaattcaaaagaaCACATATAAATCTGAGTATTTGTAACTCAACTTCTTCaatgttttaattgatttctTCTATGGAAGATGATGAAGTTGCGAAAGCATCAAGAAGTGTAGATTGAATTCAAATTTGGAAGAGGAAATGAAAATTATGAGGTAATTCTATTAAGGCCAAAACCTAGTTTCTAGAGTGAGGTTGACTCAACACTACTAGGAGTTacctaggaaaaaaaaacaactttagaGTGAACTTTAATAAGTAAAAGTGTCTCACAAATTTGACAAAATTTATTAATCTCATCAAGATTATTTTTCACATGCAGGACTCTTATTTATAGGAGAGGAAACTTGTAAGGCAAACTTCTCAAACCCTTACCCTAACCTTAACTTGTGGAGCAAGCTTTTTAAAAAGGTAGTTCGCAACCCAAGCTTTAAAGCAAGCTCAAACTTGACATCCAACTAGCTTGGTGTTAACACTCTCTCCTAGGATTTGCTTATTTACCTTAAATTTTTCATGGTCCAAATAATATTATACTCTACTTGGTCCAAAATACAAGGCCTAAAATAAATTCCTAAACCACCCTGTACAATTatttacaaggctaagaagaaggGAGATTCTTCAAGATTGATCATTTCTCTCCAATATGATTCCTTATCTTCAATCCAAAATGGTGGTGGTTGGATGGATATCATCAGTTCTTTCTTGAATCACCAATCATCTATCCTGAACTAGTCAGGATGTTATGGCAAAATGCAAGATTAGTACAAGGAAACGACATTGTCTCCATGGTGCTTGAAAAAGAAGTGATCATTAATCAGATTATCATCAGTGAGGCAATCAACTGTGAAAGGGTCTTAACTATTTTACCCTAAATGGGAAAAGGTTTATTATGGAAGTGGCACAGTAGAACAAAAGTTGTATGTTAAGAAATTCTCATAGAAACTAGTTGGTCAAAAGGTTTACTATAAGAAACACTACATCAAAGAAAAATCTGGAAATAGTTGTGTAACAAGAGCCTTCTTCAAAAACATAGTTCAAAAGGCCATGTAACTGAGTATGGAAGGTTTTTTATTTACCATCTTTTTGGCATTCCTTTGAATCTTCCACACCTGCTATTCCTAAACCTTAATGAACTGTCTGCTTTGCTATCAATATATCTACAAGGAGTTCCTACAAGTTGGAATATTTAGAGCCTCCACACTTAGGTCCATTTGAGAACCTTAAACTCAGAAGACATTCTGAAGAAACTTTTCCATGATGTTTCTGAAAAGGAAAAGGAGAAGAGCATAATAGAAAGTCCATCAAATGTTATTTGTCCCTTTGCAAATGATTATGGATCATTAGACGATCCACCTACTATTGGGACCAAACCTGTTTTAAAGACTTGCTACAACTTTGCCCTAAAAAGAAGAGAACTTCTACTTCTCGGGAAATGATGAAGAGAAAGAAGTCAGAAGTATCCCTTGCATATAGCCAAAATCCATTAACTTAAAGGACATTGTGCTTGCCTcacttaaaaagaaaagaaaagtacaTAGCAAAGTGTTTACTCTCCTAAAAGTAATCCTTTAGATGATCTACCCCTATCTTCTCATAAACACTCAACACCTACACATCAATCTCCCATCCAAACATCATTTCCCATAGCTAAACCGTTTATACCTCAACCAACATCTACCAAAACTAGGTCTAGACAATCCAAGTTTTCCCCTCCATTCACATGGCCCCTTTTCTCTATACCACACAATAGAGACTATCAACCCAAACCTCAAAATTGTTACTCATTCAAACTCGCTTCCCATACCTACTCATCTTATGAAACATAACATGCCAAACCTGGCCTCAACAAACATCTAAAATCTTTAAGTCACCCCGAGCCGACCTTAACCTACCTAAAGATGTTATTATCATACTAGACCCTCCTACATGGAAACACACAATTTATCCTTCAAATCTTAATTGGCTACTTGGACCTATCCAACCTCACCCTACAACCTCTAGACTGATTAAGATTGGCAAGCCTGATAGTACTCTATGTCTTTGGCCAATAGACCAGATGATCAAATCACTCTCAACATATATAGATGATTTCTTTATAGATATTATGGATTTGTGCAAGATTGGTAACATCGAGATTTAGCCATTTGTGAATAATCATATGTTTATTATTCCTCCAACCATGAAAACATCTTTGGACAATGAGTTCAAGGTTCAACTAGACATGATTTGTCCTCGTCCTCTTGCTTTTAACTTTAGGATGCTTAAGAAGTCTGCTCTTTCTTCGCTCAAAAGAATTAAAGAAGTTCCTAATACAACCCCTATGGATTAAAGTTGTGAATTCAACAAGGAACAATGGTTCATTAAAACTCTGAATGAAGATGAATCCATTTCTATTTGGCAAGATAAATTAGCAAAGAACTCACTAAGTGCTTATTCATCTCATATTCTCGGTAAAGAAGTCTTTCATGCTTAGTATAATTGTCCCATAGTTAATTAGTTGTCATTTGTAAGGCCTTGTCGTACTTAGTCATCAGATGCTCTTATAATGATTTTTCTCCAAGAACCTAGTTTTACTTTCTAGAAATCGGAGAGGTGTAGAATACTCGTACTAGAAAGGTGGAGAATACTTGTACATGGAGAGGTGTAAAATACTTGAACCAGGAAAGATGGAGAATACTTGTACTCGGAGAGGTGTAAAATACTTGTACTTAGAAAGGGTGGAGAATACTTGTAGTTAGAGAGATGGGGACTACTTGTACTTGGAAAAGTGGAGAATACTTGTACCTAGAGAGGTGGAGAATACTTAATACTTGTAGAGACAAAGAATATTTATACTTGGAGAGACGAAGAATACTTGTACATGGAGAGGTGTAAAATAGTTGTACTTAGAAAGGTGGAGAAAACTTGTAGTTAGAGAGATGGCGACTACTTGTACCTAGAGAAGTGGAGAATACTTATACCTAGAGAGATGGAGAATACTTAATACTTGGAGAGACGAAGAATACTTATACTTGGAGAGATGGAGAATACTAGTACATGGAGAGGTGTAGAATACTTGTACTTGGAAAGAAAATGAATGCTTGTACCTGGAGAGATGGAGAATACCTGTACACGGAGAAGTGGATACTACCTGCAGGAGAGGTGGAGAATACGTGTACTTGGAGTGATAGAGAATACTTGAACTTGGAGAAGTGGAGAATACTTATACATGGAGAGGTATAGAATACTTGTACCTAGAGAAGTGGAGAATACTTGTACCTAGAGAGGCGGAGAATACTTGTATTTGAGAGGTGTAAAGTACTTGTACCTAGAGAGGTGGAGAATACTTGTACCTCGAGAGATGAAAAATACTTGTACCTAGAGAAGTGGAGAATAGTTGCACCTAGAGAGGTGAAAAATACTTGTACTTAGAGAGATGCATAATACTTATACTTTGAAAGGTGGAGAATACTTGTACCTGGAGAGATGAAGTATACTACTATCTAGAGAGATATAGAATACTTGTTCCTAGAGAGATGTTGAAACCAAAGTGTTTTAGGTTAGTGAATGTTCTTAAGTGGTTTGCTTAAGGGGATTGGACGTAACCCAAGTGGTCGGGTGAACAAGTATAAATCTATGCCTATTTTTTCCTCTTTGCTTGTTAGACGTTGTTTTGTATTGTCTTTacattcaaaatttgatttagaCTCCATTCAACCCCTCCTCTAGAGCCGAATCCATCTACTCATATGGATAAAGTTTTTACTTAAATGTTTCCTTTCTAATGTCTTTTTCAAGCTTTTCTTTGCATTTTTTGAGTTAATTTATCATATAGTTTAATATAAACTTTTGGTGA includes:
- the LOC137833920 gene encoding uncharacterized protein, producing MPDVFCCGRVVTLDGSIMKGLMGQEDKILLWEALTTLKQSYQNLAWCLCGDFNAVRRSEERKGIRGHSSQRKEIAGFNNFIQNNGWMDIPGVGKRYTWFKANGTAKSRLDRFLVSEEWLQIWPASKQYVQQRVVSDHCALVLKSCVKDWGPKPFRTLDVWLKEPGFIAMVKGKWESYQMEGNCISALKEKLKLLKADLKEWNRRVFGCVESEKRRIEMEIENLDGEDDIDALEDEGRQRRLDLLSQLGLVNRKLDSIYRQKARVNWLKHGDSNSNFFHSTIGWRRLKNEVKGVVVNSQWCEEPEVIRRETKSLFEKRFMAT